A part of Larkinella insperata genomic DNA contains:
- a CDS encoding sensor histidine kinase, protein MPFRRIFQHPLLRFSKRRIWIFVGLVSWSAPIGVYNWFGDRFLSDWRIWLPTTVFAYVVCMTLLVVQEIVIFRIMKRFPEIRQTLTRIVLEFLVFVSTIGASTLIPFYAFQAIPSLNFHPEKLATNNLWLGACTIILFIGLYEGLYSLTKWRENSLQAETYKREVLLNQLDVLKNQINPHFLFNSLNALSSLISEEPKQAEQYVDELAKVYRYLLQTNENTLTTLENELTFIQSYYHLLKMRHGTGVSLTLEVPPASYNRQLPPLSLQLLVENAVKHNRIQAGKPLQIQIDLTPENWLRVRNNLQRKTTRVVSNRVGLTNIVAKYRLLGESEPIIAEQDGFFTVTLPLLKPATVPQV, encoded by the coding sequence ATGCCGTTTCGCCGGATTTTTCAGCATCCTCTGCTCCGCTTTTCAAAGCGACGCATCTGGATTTTTGTGGGCCTGGTATCCTGGTCGGCCCCCATTGGCGTCTACAACTGGTTCGGCGACCGCTTCCTTTCCGATTGGCGGATCTGGCTCCCCACCACGGTTTTTGCCTACGTCGTCTGCATGACGTTACTGGTGGTTCAGGAAATTGTGATCTTTCGAATCATGAAACGGTTTCCCGAAATTCGGCAGACCTTAACGCGCATCGTCCTGGAGTTTCTGGTGTTTGTGTCGACCATCGGGGCATCCACCCTGATTCCCTTCTACGCCTTTCAGGCCATTCCTTCCTTAAATTTTCACCCCGAAAAACTGGCGACCAACAACCTCTGGCTGGGGGCCTGTACGATCATTCTTTTTATTGGTTTGTACGAGGGCCTTTATTCGCTGACCAAATGGAGGGAAAACAGTTTGCAGGCCGAAACCTACAAACGCGAGGTGTTGCTGAATCAGCTGGACGTGCTGAAAAACCAGATCAATCCGCACTTTCTGTTCAACAGCCTCAATGCCCTCTCGTCGCTCATCAGTGAAGAACCCAAGCAGGCCGAGCAATACGTCGATGAACTGGCGAAAGTGTACCGGTATCTGCTGCAAACCAACGAAAATACGCTGACGACGCTGGAAAACGAGCTGACCTTTATTCAGTCGTACTACCACCTGCTGAAAATGCGGCACGGAACGGGCGTTTCGCTCACGCTCGAGGTGCCGCCCGCTTCCTACAACCGCCAACTGCCCCCGCTGAGCCTGCAACTGCTGGTGGAAAACGCCGTCAAACACAACCGCATTCAGGCCGGAAAACCGCTGCAAATCCAGATTGACCTGACGCCCGAAAACTGGCTCCGGGTGCGCAACAACCTCCAGCGCAAAACGACCCGGGTGGTTTCCAACCGCGTGGGACTGACCAACATTGTGGCCAAATACCGGCTGCTGGGCGAATCGGAGCCGATCATCGCCGAGCAGGACGGCTTTTTTACCGTTACCCTGCCGCTGCTCAAACCGGCCACCGTTCCGCAGGTTTAA
- a CDS encoding MFS transporter yields the protein MVDEAKTERSLSSQLLQLPVIVAALGYLVDMYDLFLFSVVRVPSLKALGVEGDQLLPEGIALLNWQMAGMLIGGIFWGVMGDKRGRLSVLFGSILIYSLANIGNGLINSLPMYAALRFVAGVGLAGELGAGVTLVTEVLPKQIRGYGTMIVATMGVLGAILAYFVADLFQWRISYFVGGGLGLMLLVLRINVFESRIFETVKERQVKRGDLLMLFSSRERFVKYLQCILVGLPIWFVVGILITFSPEIGQAIGLSEPVVAGKAVMLSFSGQVAGDIASGMLSQYFKSRKKVIGGFITLSLVFVLVYLMAPLNDLTTFYLVCVFLGFANGYWALFVTIAAELFGTNLRATVATTVPNFVRGAVIPLTSLFVYGKSQVGTLNSALGVGLLTAALAFLALYFMEETFKKDLNYVETD from the coding sequence ATGGTTGATGAAGCCAAAACTGAAAGAAGCCTGAGTAGCCAACTGCTTCAACTGCCGGTGATTGTGGCCGCGCTGGGCTACCTGGTGGATATGTACGATTTATTTTTGTTCAGCGTGGTGCGGGTGCCGAGTCTGAAAGCGCTGGGCGTGGAGGGCGATCAGCTCCTGCCCGAAGGCATTGCGCTCCTGAACTGGCAAATGGCCGGTATGCTCATTGGCGGTATTTTCTGGGGCGTCATGGGCGACAAACGCGGGCGGCTTTCGGTGCTGTTCGGCTCCATTCTGATTTACTCGCTGGCCAACATCGGCAACGGCCTGATCAACAGCCTGCCGATGTATGCCGCACTGCGGTTTGTGGCCGGGGTCGGGCTGGCGGGCGAACTCGGGGCCGGGGTAACGCTCGTCACGGAAGTGCTGCCCAAGCAGATTCGGGGCTACGGAACCATGATCGTGGCTACGATGGGGGTGCTGGGCGCCATCCTGGCTTACTTCGTGGCTGATTTGTTCCAGTGGCGAATTTCGTATTTCGTGGGCGGTGGACTCGGTTTGATGCTGCTGGTGCTCCGGATCAACGTTTTCGAATCGCGGATTTTTGAAACGGTGAAAGAACGTCAGGTCAAGCGGGGTGATTTACTGATGCTGTTTTCCAGCCGGGAGCGGTTTGTCAAATACCTGCAGTGCATTCTGGTGGGCCTGCCCATCTGGTTTGTCGTTGGTATTCTGATTACGTTTTCGCCGGAGATCGGCCAGGCCATCGGTCTTTCCGAACCCGTTGTGGCGGGAAAAGCCGTGATGCTGTCGTTTTCCGGGCAGGTTGCGGGCGACATTGCCAGCGGGATGCTGAGTCAGTATTTCAAAAGCCGCAAGAAAGTCATCGGCGGTTTTATTACGCTCTCGCTGGTTTTTGTGCTGGTCTACCTAATGGCCCCGCTCAACGATTTGACTACGTTTTACCTGGTGTGCGTGTTCCTGGGGTTTGCCAACGGCTACTGGGCGCTGTTTGTCACGATTGCCGCCGAGTTGTTTGGCACCAACCTGCGGGCGACGGTAGCCACCACCGTCCCGAATTTCGTGCGCGGGGCCGTCATTCCGCTCACTTCACTCTTTGTTTACGGAAAATCCCAGGTGGGTACGTTGAACAGCGCCCTCGGGGTGGGTTTGCTCACGGCCGCCCTGGCGTTTCTGGCGTTGTATTTTATGGAAGAAACCTTTAAGAAAGACTTAAATTATGTGGAAACGGACTAG
- a CDS encoding GH92 family glycosyl hydrolase yields MRTSSFLFFVFLVITRTVSAQTVGQVTDPVEYVNVLMGTDSKPSLSNGNTYPAIALPWGMNFWMPQTGRMGDGWAYTYAANKIRGFKQTHQPSPWMNDYGQFAIMPVTGKIRFDENERASWFSHKAEIAKPYYYKVYLADHNVTTEIAPTERAARFRFTFPQTDSASVVIDALDKGSFVKIIPGENKIIGYTTKNSGGVPDNFKNYFVLIFDKPFTVRQVFNGKKTENQALEVQADHAGAVVGFKTRKGEVVNVRVASSFISPEQAELNLTEIGSDSFETVVQKAKAAWNQELGRIKIEGGTVDQTRTFYSCLYRSLLFPRKFYEIDAAKKVVHYSPYNGKVLPGYLFTDTGFWDTFRSLFPFLNLMYPSLNAQMQEGLVNAYNEGGWLPEWASPGLRNTMIGSNSASIVADAYLKGLRGYDINTLYEAVLKNSENEGPMDAVGRRGVKEYNKLGYVPYDVKINENAARTLEYAYADFTIYQLAKALKRPQAEIDRFAQRSQNYRNLFDPATGLMRGKNQDGTFQKPFNPFKWGDAFTEGNSWHYTWSVFHDVQGLIGLMGGPKNFVAKLDSVFTLPPVFDESYYGSVIHEIREMQIADMGNYAHGNQPIQHMIYLYNYAGAPWKTQYWIRETMNRLYLPTPDGYCGDEDNGQTSAWYVFSALGFYPVCPGTDQYVLGAPLFKKATITLENGKKLVINAPTNSEKNRYVDAVRVNGKPHAANWLSHRALLQGGTVEFTMRPTPNQQRGTQPSAFPYSFSNEKR; encoded by the coding sequence ATGCGCACTTCTTCCTTCCTGTTTTTTGTTTTCCTTGTTATTACCCGAACAGTTTCCGCCCAAACCGTTGGTCAGGTCACCGACCCGGTTGAGTACGTCAACGTGCTGATGGGCACCGATTCCAAACCCAGCCTGTCGAACGGCAACACGTATCCGGCCATCGCCCTGCCCTGGGGCATGAATTTCTGGATGCCCCAAACCGGCCGAATGGGCGACGGCTGGGCCTATACCTATGCCGCCAACAAAATTCGCGGCTTCAAGCAGACGCACCAGCCCTCGCCCTGGATGAACGATTACGGCCAGTTTGCCATCATGCCCGTCACCGGTAAAATCCGCTTCGACGAAAACGAACGCGCGAGCTGGTTTTCCCACAAGGCCGAAATCGCCAAACCCTATTATTATAAGGTGTATCTGGCCGATCATAATGTAACGACCGAAATTGCCCCCACCGAACGGGCCGCCCGCTTCCGGTTTACCTTCCCGCAAACCGATAGCGCTTCGGTGGTCATCGATGCGCTCGACAAGGGTTCGTTCGTCAAAATCATTCCCGGCGAAAACAAAATCATCGGCTACACGACCAAAAACAGCGGGGGCGTTCCCGACAATTTCAAGAATTACTTCGTGCTGATTTTTGACAAACCGTTTACGGTTCGCCAGGTTTTCAACGGCAAAAAGACCGAAAACCAGGCGTTGGAAGTCCAGGCCGATCATGCCGGAGCCGTGGTGGGCTTCAAAACCCGGAAGGGCGAGGTCGTCAACGTCCGGGTGGCCTCCTCGTTTATCAGCCCCGAACAGGCCGAGCTAAACCTGACCGAAATCGGCTCGGACTCGTTTGAAACCGTAGTACAGAAAGCCAAAGCCGCCTGGAACCAGGAACTGGGCCGGATCAAAATCGAAGGCGGCACGGTCGACCAGACCCGGACTTTCTACTCCTGTTTATACCGTTCGCTGCTGTTTCCGCGCAAGTTCTACGAAATCGATGCGGCCAAAAAAGTGGTTCACTACAGCCCCTACAACGGCAAGGTGCTGCCGGGTTACCTGTTTACCGACACCGGTTTCTGGGATACCTTCCGCTCGCTGTTCCCGTTCCTGAACCTGATGTATCCGTCGCTCAACGCCCAGATGCAGGAAGGACTCGTGAACGCTTACAACGAAGGTGGCTGGTTGCCCGAGTGGGCCAGTCCGGGCCTGCGCAACACGATGATCGGCTCCAACTCGGCCTCGATTGTGGCGGATGCCTACCTGAAAGGACTGCGCGGTTACGACATCAATACGCTCTACGAAGCGGTGTTGAAAAACTCCGAAAACGAAGGGCCGATGGATGCGGTCGGTCGGCGCGGGGTGAAAGAATACAACAAGCTGGGCTACGTTCCGTATGACGTGAAGATCAACGAAAATGCCGCCCGGACGCTGGAATACGCCTACGCCGACTTCACGATTTACCAACTGGCCAAAGCCCTCAAACGCCCGCAGGCCGAAATCGACCGGTTTGCCCAACGCAGCCAGAATTACCGCAACCTCTTCGACCCGGCCACGGGTTTGATGCGCGGTAAGAACCAGGACGGCACCTTCCAAAAGCCGTTCAACCCGTTCAAGTGGGGCGACGCGTTCACGGAAGGCAACAGCTGGCATTACACCTGGTCGGTTTTCCACGATGTACAGGGGCTGATCGGATTGATGGGCGGTCCCAAGAATTTCGTCGCCAAGCTGGACTCGGTCTTTACCCTGCCCCCGGTGTTCGACGAGAGCTATTACGGCAGCGTGATCCACGAAATCCGGGAGATGCAGATTGCCGACATGGGCAATTACGCCCACGGCAACCAGCCGATCCAGCACATGATTTACCTCTACAACTACGCCGGAGCGCCCTGGAAAACCCAGTACTGGATTCGTGAAACCATGAACCGGCTGTATCTGCCCACGCCCGACGGTTACTGCGGTGACGAAGACAACGGCCAGACCTCGGCCTGGTACGTCTTTTCGGCGCTGGGCTTCTACCCGGTCTGCCCCGGAACCGATCAGTACGTACTGGGCGCTCCGTTGTTTAAAAAAGCGACGATTACGCTCGAAAATGGTAAAAAACTGGTGATCAACGCCCCCACCAACTCGGAGAAAAACCGGTACGTGGACGCCGTCCGGGTAAACGGGAAACCGCACGCGGCCAACTGGCTGAGCCACCGGGCGCTTTTGCAGGGCGGAACCGTTGAGTTTACGATGCGCCCCACGCCCAACCAGCAGCGCGGCACCCAGCCCTCGGCCTTCCCGTATTCGTTCTCGAACGAGAAACGGTAA